The following are encoded in a window of Pseudomonas sp. St316 genomic DNA:
- a CDS encoding cytochrome D1 domain-containing protein — translation MLISHKKSWALRVTALCTALAAPYTFADQPTAPEQPRIVKTEGAPDLSQADFDSAKEIYFQRCAGCHGVLRKGATGKPLTPDITQSRGQAYLEALITYGSAAGMPNWGTSNALTKDQITTMAKFIQHTPPTPPEWGMAETLKTWKVLVKPEDRPTKQLNSLNLQNLFSVTLRDDGKIALVDGDSKKIVKLIDTGYAVHISRISASGRYLLVIGRDAKIDMIDLWPKEPTKVAEIKVGIEARSVETSKFKGYEDKYTIAGSYWPPQFTIMDGETLEPKQIVSTRGMTVDTQQYHPEPRVAAIIASHEWPEFIVNVKETGKVMLVNYQDIKNLTITSIDAAPFLHDGGWDSSHRYFMTAANNSNKVAVIDSKERKLTALVDVGKTPHPGRGANFNHPLYGPVWATSHLGDAGVSLIGTDPVKHPQYAWKQVATLQGQGGGSLFIKTHPASRHLYVDTTLSPDAKLSQSVAVFNIDKLDAGYTVLPIAEYAGIKKGALRVVQPEYNKAGDEVWFSVWSGQEDESALVVIDDKTLKVKNVIKDKRLITPTGKFNVYNTQHDIY, via the coding sequence ATGCTGATCAGCCACAAAAAATCGTGGGCCCTGCGGGTCACGGCGCTGTGTACAGCGCTGGCCGCTCCCTACACCTTCGCCGACCAACCCACTGCGCCGGAGCAACCGCGCATAGTCAAGACCGAAGGCGCGCCCGACCTGAGCCAGGCCGACTTCGACTCGGCCAAGGAAATCTACTTCCAGCGCTGCGCCGGTTGCCACGGGGTCCTTCGCAAAGGCGCCACCGGCAAGCCGCTGACACCCGACATCACCCAATCGCGCGGCCAGGCCTACCTGGAGGCGCTGATCACCTACGGCTCGGCCGCCGGCATGCCGAACTGGGGCACCTCCAATGCCCTGACCAAAGACCAGATCACGACGATGGCCAAGTTCATCCAGCACACCCCGCCGACCCCACCGGAATGGGGCATGGCCGAAACCCTCAAGACCTGGAAAGTGCTGGTCAAGCCTGAGGACCGGCCGACCAAGCAGCTCAATTCCCTCAACCTGCAGAACCTGTTCTCGGTGACCCTGCGCGATGACGGCAAAATCGCCCTGGTCGACGGCGACAGCAAGAAGATCGTCAAGTTGATCGACACCGGTTATGCGGTGCACATCTCGCGCATCTCGGCGTCGGGTCGCTACCTGTTGGTGATTGGCCGGGACGCCAAGATCGACATGATCGACCTATGGCCGAAAGAACCGACCAAGGTCGCGGAAATCAAGGTGGGTATCGAAGCCCGTTCGGTGGAAACGTCCAAGTTCAAGGGCTACGAAGACAAGTACACCATTGCCGGTTCCTACTGGCCGCCGCAGTTCACCATCATGGACGGCGAGACCCTGGAGCCCAAGCAGATCGTCTCGACCCGCGGCATGACCGTCGACACCCAGCAATACCACCCGGAACCTCGGGTCGCGGCCATCATCGCCTCCCACGAATGGCCGGAGTTCATCGTCAACGTCAAGGAAACCGGCAAAGTGATGCTGGTCAACTACCAGGACATCAAGAACCTCACCATCACCAGCATCGACGCCGCGCCGTTCCTGCATGACGGCGGTTGGGACAGCAGCCATCGCTACTTCATGACGGCCGCCAACAACTCCAACAAGGTCGCGGTGATCGACTCCAAGGAACGCAAGCTCACCGCCCTGGTGGATGTGGGCAAGACCCCGCACCCGGGACGCGGCGCCAATTTCAACCACCCACTCTACGGACCGGTCTGGGCCACCAGCCACTTGGGCGATGCCGGGGTTTCGCTGATCGGCACCGACCCGGTCAAACACCCGCAATACGCCTGGAAGCAGGTGGCTACGCTCCAGGGCCAGGGCGGCGGCTCGCTGTTCATCAAGACCCACCCCGCGTCTCGCCACCTGTATGTCGACACCACCCTCAGCCCTGACGCCAAGCTCAGTCAGTCGGTGGCGGTGTTCAACATTGACAAGCTCGACGCCGGCTACACCGTGCTGCCGATTGCCGAGTACGCCGGCATCAAGAAAGGCGCACTGCGTGTGGTGCAGCCGGAATACAACAAGGCCGGCGACGAGGTCTGGTTCTCGGTCTGGAGTGGCCAGGAAGACGAGTCGGCGCTGGTGGTCATCGATGACAAGACCCTCAAGGTCAAGAACGTGATCAAGGACAAGCGCCTGATCACCCCAACCGGAAAATTCAACGTCTACAACACCCAACACGACATCTATTGA
- a CDS encoding nitrite reductase → MRIGWLAPLLWIGAVHGATAPEPDLALAEQNYQQHCQQCHGVNRIGGPGPALLPQSLSRIKPDEIRQVIENGRPASQMAAFGAVLEPAQIDGLTHYLQRPPAVEPTWSEDDTRRSHRLLADVASLPDKPQHHADPLNLFVVVEAGDHHIDIVDGDRFEVLARFASHFAVHGGPKFSPDGRFVYFASRDGWISLYDLHNLTLIAEVRAGLNTRNLAVSKDGRWVLVGNTLPGNLVVLDARDLSWVKTVATVGLDGQASRVSAVYTAPPRNSFIVALKDVKELWELSTGPNPDFVPRRIEAEDYLDDFSFSPDYRQLLATSRKAQGGQVIDLDTGRIVTDIALPGMPHLGSGTYWKRNGHWVFATPNISKGLISVIDFDTWKVIKQIPTLGPGFFLRSHANSRYAWTDVFFGPDNDAIHLIDKQTLEIAHTLRPMPGKTAAHVEFTRDGRYLLLSIWDTDGALIVYDSNTLKEIKRLPMNKPSGKYNVGNKIEFAEGTSH, encoded by the coding sequence ATGAGAATCGGCTGGCTTGCCCCCTTGCTGTGGATCGGTGCCGTCCACGGCGCCACGGCGCCTGAACCGGACCTGGCCTTGGCCGAACAGAACTACCAGCAACACTGCCAGCAATGCCACGGGGTGAATCGCATCGGTGGCCCCGGGCCGGCGCTGTTGCCCCAAAGCCTGAGTCGGATCAAGCCCGACGAGATCCGCCAGGTGATCGAAAATGGTCGCCCGGCCAGCCAGATGGCGGCGTTCGGTGCGGTATTGGAGCCTGCGCAGATCGATGGCCTGACCCACTATCTCCAGCGTCCGCCCGCGGTCGAACCGACCTGGAGCGAGGACGACACGCGCCGCAGCCATCGCCTGCTGGCGGATGTCGCCAGCCTGCCCGATAAACCCCAGCACCACGCCGACCCGCTGAACCTGTTCGTGGTGGTGGAGGCTGGCGATCATCACATCGACATCGTCGACGGAGATCGCTTCGAAGTCCTGGCGCGCTTCGCCTCACACTTCGCGGTGCATGGCGGACCGAAGTTTTCGCCGGATGGACGCTTCGTCTATTTCGCCTCCCGGGACGGCTGGATCAGCCTGTATGACCTGCACAACCTCACGCTCATCGCCGAAGTACGGGCCGGGCTCAATACCCGCAACCTGGCGGTCAGCAAGGACGGGCGCTGGGTGCTGGTGGGCAACACCCTGCCCGGCAACCTGGTGGTGCTTGATGCCCGCGACCTGTCATGGGTCAAGACCGTTGCAACCGTGGGGCTGGACGGCCAGGCGTCGCGGGTCAGTGCGGTCTATACCGCGCCGCCGCGCAACAGCTTCATCGTGGCCTTGAAAGATGTGAAAGAGCTCTGGGAGCTGTCCACCGGCCCGAATCCGGACTTTGTACCCCGGCGGATCGAGGCCGAGGATTACCTTGATGACTTTTCCTTCTCGCCCGATTACCGGCAATTGCTCGCCACCTCGCGCAAGGCCCAGGGCGGCCAGGTGATCGACCTCGACACGGGGCGGATCGTCACCGACATCGCCCTGCCGGGTATGCCGCACCTGGGCTCGGGGACCTATTGGAAACGTAATGGGCACTGGGTGTTCGCCACGCCCAATATCAGCAAGGGGCTGATTTCGGTGATCGACTTCGACACCTGGAAAGTCATCAAGCAGATCCCCACGCTGGGGCCGGGCTTCTTCCTGCGCAGCCACGCCAACTCCCGCTACGCCTGGACCGACGTGTTCTTCGGCCCGGACAACGATGCCATCCACCTGATCGACAAACAGACCCTGGAAATCGCCCACACCCTGCGGCCCATGCCCGGCAAAACCGCCGCCCACGTCGAGTTCACTCGCGACGGCCGCTACCTGCTGCTGAGCATCTGGGATACCGATGGCGCGCTGATCGTCTACGACAGCAACACCCTCAAGGAAATCAAGCGCCTGCCCATGAACAAGCCTTCGGGCAAGTACAACGTCGGCAACAAGATCGAATTCGCCGAGGGGACGTCACACTGA
- a CDS encoding c-type cytochrome gives MKPILIALALTAAYSLPALAQDGPTLFKSKPCAACHSIDTKVVGPALKDVAAKNAGVAGAQDLLAKHIKEGTQGNWGPMPMPANPVTEEEAKILAAWVLTLK, from the coding sequence ATGAAGCCTATTCTGATTGCCTTGGCCCTGACCGCCGCCTACAGCCTGCCGGCGTTGGCACAAGACGGCCCGACACTGTTCAAGAGCAAGCCCTGCGCGGCCTGCCATTCCATTGATACCAAAGTGGTTGGCCCGGCGCTCAAGGACGTCGCGGCGAAAAACGCCGGCGTCGCCGGAGCACAGGATTTACTCGCCAAGCACATCAAGGAAGGGACGCAAGGCAACTGGGGACCGATGCCGATGCCGGCCAACCCTGTGACGGAAGAGGAAGCCAAGATCCTGGCTGCGTGGGTCTTGACCCTTAAATAA
- a CDS encoding porin has product MHNNKNTRQRFLPAVIAGVSSLGLMPWANAEIMLYDKDQTTFSTDGYINAFYVNSDVDRAGEQYDRRQARVKMGFLPNYLGFNMGKQVDDLKLGARASFWVTINDSETNGTDTAIDVRQFYGTVANPEWGEVLIGKDFGLFARSNILLDELLTGYGQVSDTLGLVDGGGVSFGNIGSGYPYPFPTSQITYRTPVMEGLRVAVGIMDPVDTNDNSATGKAYQKNPRTESEITYQFDLGGAKIYSWLNGSYQTSDNTDSTVESVTSKGLGYGVQAKMGGLSLTGSGFQAKGINPFFTNNAGEATLRNVDSKGYLLQGSYKLGKNRLALSYGKTDDDGNGVVGSGADYETRGIALFHDINDNLKLVAEYNQFEINGHDTSAQNEDTDTFAVGAVLTW; this is encoded by the coding sequence ATGCACAACAATAAAAATACCCGCCAACGTTTTTTGCCTGCGGTCATCGCAGGTGTTTCGAGCCTGGGCCTGATGCCTTGGGCCAACGCCGAAATCATGCTGTACGACAAGGACCAGACGACCTTTTCCACCGACGGCTACATCAATGCGTTTTACGTCAACAGCGACGTCGACCGCGCGGGTGAGCAGTACGACCGTAGGCAGGCGCGGGTCAAGATGGGTTTCTTGCCAAACTATCTGGGCTTCAACATGGGCAAGCAGGTCGACGACCTCAAGCTCGGTGCCCGGGCCTCGTTCTGGGTGACCATCAACGACAGTGAAACCAACGGCACCGACACCGCCATCGACGTGCGCCAGTTCTACGGCACCGTGGCCAACCCGGAGTGGGGCGAGGTGCTGATCGGTAAGGACTTCGGCCTGTTTGCCCGCTCCAACATCCTGCTGGACGAACTGCTCACCGGTTACGGCCAGGTCAGCGACACCCTGGGGCTGGTGGACGGCGGCGGCGTGTCGTTCGGCAACATCGGCAGCGGTTATCCGTACCCGTTCCCGACCTCGCAGATCACCTACCGCACGCCGGTGATGGAGGGCTTGCGGGTGGCGGTGGGGATCATGGACCCGGTGGACACCAACGACAACAGCGCCACCGGCAAGGCCTACCAGAAAAACCCGCGCACTGAGAGCGAGATCACCTACCAGTTCGACTTGGGCGGGGCGAAGATCTACAGCTGGCTGAACGGCAGCTACCAGACCTCCGACAACACCGACTCCACCGTCGAGTCGGTCACTTCCAAGGGCCTGGGGTATGGTGTGCAGGCCAAGATGGGTGGGTTGTCGCTCACCGGTTCGGGGTTCCAGGCCAAGGGCATCAATCCGTTCTTCACCAACAACGCCGGTGAAGCCACGCTGCGCAATGTCGACAGCAAGGGCTACCTGTTGCAGGGCTCCTACAAGCTGGGCAAGAACCGCCTGGCGTTGTCCTATGGCAAGACCGATGACGACGGCAACGGCGTGGTGGGCAGTGGCGCCGATTATGAAACCCGTGGCATCGCGCTGTTCCACGACATCAACGACAACCTCAAGCTCGTGGCCGAGTACAACCAGTTCGAAATCAACGGCCACGATACCAGCGCCCAGAATGAAGACACCGACACCTTTGCGGTGGGGGCGGTGCTCACCTGGTGA
- a CDS encoding Lrp/AsnC family transcriptional regulator, with translation MKNTLSEQQSLALRRLLETGLPLTSRPFQALAEQIEASEQQVLEQVQHWHEQGLFRRVGLVVNHRALGFAANAMLVLDVPDALVDEVGRRLGKAPGINLCYQRPRRLPQWQYNLFCMIHGRQRDRVEAQVQALLEEHRLDDLPHQLLFSTHLFKQCGARYAAPAGARIDG, from the coding sequence ATGAAAAACACCCTGAGCGAACAACAGTCACTGGCGCTGCGCCGTTTGCTGGAAACCGGCCTGCCCCTGACATCGCGTCCCTTCCAGGCCCTGGCCGAGCAGATCGAGGCCAGCGAGCAACAGGTGCTCGAGCAGGTGCAACATTGGCATGAACAGGGGCTGTTCCGTCGTGTCGGCCTGGTGGTCAACCATCGCGCCTTGGGGTTTGCCGCCAACGCCATGCTGGTGCTGGATGTGCCGGACGCCTTGGTCGATGAGGTCGGACGCCGCCTCGGAAAAGCCCCGGGCATCAACCTTTGCTACCAACGTCCTCGGCGCCTGCCCCAGTGGCAATACAACCTGTTCTGCATGATCCACGGTCGCCAGCGTGACCGTGTCGAAGCCCAGGTCCAGGCGCTGCTGGAAGAACATCGGCTAGACGACCTGCCCCACCAGTTGCTGTTCAGCACGCACCTGTTCAAGCAATGCGGCGCACGTTACGCCGCGCCGGCCGGAGCCCGTATCGATGGATGA
- a CDS encoding Lrp/AsnC family transcriptional regulator, protein MSACISPSESLSQAPPRLDETPLALRLVELTQAGLPLLEDPWAWLAEQLGLSVESTLDLLKRLQAEGAIRRIAAVPNHYRLGYRHNGMTVWDVADVDISRLGALLGAQPFVSHCYRRPRRPGWRYNLFAMVHGRSREEIDSYREHLRYLLGDACAADDMLVSSRILKKTGLRLSPVGVKLARETGAGF, encoded by the coding sequence ATGTCGGCCTGTATTTCCCCGTCTGAGTCTTTGTCGCAAGCGCCACCACGACTGGATGAAACGCCCTTGGCGCTGCGGCTGGTGGAGTTGACCCAGGCCGGCCTGCCCTTGCTTGAAGACCCTTGGGCCTGGCTGGCTGAGCAACTGGGCTTGAGCGTGGAATCCACCCTCGACCTGCTCAAGCGCTTGCAGGCCGAAGGCGCGATCCGCCGCATCGCTGCCGTGCCCAATCACTATCGCCTGGGCTATCGCCACAACGGCATGACGGTCTGGGACGTGGCCGACGTCGACATCTCACGCCTGGGTGCCCTGCTGGGGGCGCAGCCCTTCGTCAGCCACTGCTACCGGCGCCCGCGCCGGCCCGGCTGGCGCTACAACTTGTTCGCCATGGTCCATGGCCGCAGCCGCGAAGAAATCGACAGCTACCGCGAACACCTGCGCTACCTGCTGGGGGACGCCTGCGCCGCCGACGACATGCTGGTGAGCAGCCGCATCCTGAAAAAAACCGGCCTGCGCCTGTCGCCTGTGGGAGTAAAGCTTGCTCGCGAAACAGGCGCCGGTTTCTGA
- a CDS encoding cytochrome D1 domain-containing protein — MIRFFLSSTAIALLLCGCAQTPLRGTGDLGVVVERASGSLQIIESDTRTALGRVEGLGDLSHASVVFSRDQRYAYVFGRDGGLSKVDLLSARIDRRIIQGGNSIGGAISQDGKLIAVSNYEPGGVKVFDARTLEQVADIPATPLPDGKKRSRVVGLVDAPGQRFVFSLFDTGEIWTADFSLGLTPRIERFTAIGQQPYDALITPDGRYYMAGLFGEDGMAQLDLWHPERGVKRVLGHYGRGQDRLPVYKMPHLEGWALADQQAFVPAVGHHQVLVMNAQDWQQTDAIAVAGQPVFVTARPDGRQLWVNFAYPDNDRVQVIDTQTHAIVADLRPGPAVLHMEFTARGDQLWLSARDGGEVQVWNPYRLERLGSLPALSPSGIFFSSRAHKPGY; from the coding sequence ATGATCCGTTTTTTCCTCTCCTCCACCGCCATCGCCCTGCTGCTCTGCGGTTGCGCCCAGACACCGTTGCGCGGCACCGGCGATTTGGGCGTGGTGGTGGAGCGTGCCAGCGGCAGCCTGCAAATCATTGAAAGCGACACCCGCACCGCCCTGGGCCGCGTCGAAGGCCTGGGCGACTTGTCCCACGCCTCGGTGGTGTTCTCCCGCGACCAGCGCTACGCCTACGTGTTCGGCCGCGATGGGGGCCTGAGCAAAGTCGACCTGCTGAGCGCACGCATCGACCGCCGGATCATCCAGGGCGGCAACAGCATCGGCGGCGCAATCAGCCAGGACGGCAAGCTGATCGCCGTCTCCAACTACGAGCCCGGCGGGGTCAAGGTGTTCGATGCCCGGACCCTGGAACAGGTCGCTGACATTCCAGCCACACCCTTGCCTGACGGCAAGAAACGTTCGCGCGTGGTGGGGCTGGTGGACGCCCCGGGACAGCGCTTTGTGTTCAGCCTGTTCGACACCGGCGAAATCTGGACCGCCGACTTCAGCCTGGGCCTAACCCCGCGCATCGAGCGTTTCACCGCCATCGGCCAACAACCCTACGACGCACTGATCACCCCGGACGGGCGTTATTACATGGCCGGGCTGTTCGGTGAAGACGGCATGGCCCAACTCGATCTCTGGCACCCGGAGCGCGGGGTGAAACGGGTACTGGGCCATTACGGCCGCGGCCAGGATCGGCTCCCGGTGTACAAGATGCCGCATCTGGAAGGCTGGGCCCTGGCCGACCAGCAAGCCTTCGTGCCTGCCGTCGGGCATCACCAGGTGTTGGTGATGAACGCCCAGGATTGGCAGCAGACCGACGCCATTGCCGTGGCCGGCCAACCGGTGTTCGTCACGGCGCGCCCGGACGGCCGGCAGCTGTGGGTCAACTTCGCCTACCCGGACAACGACCGCGTCCAGGTCATCGACACCCAGACCCACGCCATCGTCGCCGACCTGCGGCCAGGCCCGGCGGTGCTGCACATGGAATTCACCGCACGGGGTGACCAGTTGTGGTTGTCCGCCCGGGACGGTGGCGAGGTACAGGTTTGGAACCCGTATCGGCTCGAGCGCCTGGGCAGCCTGCCGGCCCTGAGCCCCAGCGGGATTTTCTTCAGCAGCCGCGCGCACAAGCCGGGGTACTGA
- the cobA gene encoding uroporphyrinogen-III C-methyltransferase, which yields MPSSIVLPAALQSPFRPGEVALVGAGPGDPGLLTLRAWSLLMQADAVVYDRLISAQLLSLIPLTCARHYVGKAAGCHSLPQPQINELLADLAEQGQRVVRLKGGDPFIFGRGAEELEYLLARGIDCQVVPGITAAAGCSTYAGIPLTHRDLVNSCRFITGHLQREGDLNLPWQSLADDSQTLVFYMGLSNLGTIAARLIAAGLAADTPAALISNGTRPDQQVLRGTLQQLPQMALACAEGLPTLTVIGKVVGLFAHQVLEHPARLHPALPLQPSVARAAS from the coding sequence ATGCCCTCCTCTATCGTTTTGCCCGCTGCCCTGCAATCACCCTTCAGACCGGGTGAAGTCGCCCTGGTCGGCGCCGGCCCCGGTGACCCGGGCCTGCTGACATTGCGCGCCTGGAGCCTGTTGATGCAGGCCGACGCGGTGGTCTACGACCGTTTGATCAGCGCGCAATTGCTCAGCCTGATCCCGCTGACCTGCGCCCGGCACTACGTCGGCAAGGCCGCCGGTTGCCACAGCCTGCCCCAGCCGCAGATCAACGAACTGCTGGCCGACCTGGCCGAACAGGGCCAGCGGGTGGTGCGACTCAAGGGCGGCGATCCGTTCATTTTCGGTCGCGGCGCCGAGGAGCTGGAGTATCTGCTGGCCCGAGGTATCGATTGCCAAGTCGTGCCCGGCATCACCGCCGCGGCCGGTTGCAGCACCTATGCCGGCATTCCCCTGACCCATCGCGACCTGGTCAATTCCTGCCGGTTCATCACCGGTCACCTGCAACGCGAAGGTGATCTGAACCTGCCCTGGCAAAGCCTGGCCGATGACAGCCAGACCCTGGTGTTCTACATGGGTCTGTCGAACCTCGGCACCATCGCCGCACGGCTGATCGCGGCGGGCCTGGCGGCTGATACGCCAGCGGCGCTGATCAGCAACGGCACGCGCCCCGACCAGCAGGTCCTGCGCGGCACCCTCCAGCAACTGCCGCAGATGGCGTTGGCATGCGCCGAGGGCCTGCCGACCTTGACGGTGATCGGCAAGGTGGTTGGCTTGTTTGCCCATCAGGTATTGGAGCATCCGGCTCGCCTGCACCCGGCACTACCACTCCAGCCAAGTGTCGCGAGGGCGGCCTCATGA
- a CDS encoding Lrp/AsnC family transcriptional regulator, producing the protein MTSSSLARRLIDQFQHGLPLCAEPYRAMAETLGCSEAQVIDCLQHLQVAGTLSRVGPVFEHTRAGASTLAALAVPEDRLHQVAARISQYPEVNHNYAREHRYNLWFVLTGPNRAHLENILQELENDTGLTPLDLPMLTAYRIDLGFALEATS; encoded by the coding sequence ATGACCTCCAGCTCACTGGCCCGGCGCCTGATCGATCAGTTCCAGCATGGCCTGCCGTTGTGCGCCGAGCCCTATCGGGCCATGGCCGAGACCTTGGGTTGCAGCGAGGCCCAGGTCATCGACTGCCTGCAGCACCTGCAAGTGGCCGGGACCTTATCGCGGGTCGGCCCGGTGTTCGAACACACCCGGGCCGGGGCCAGCACCCTGGCCGCCCTGGCCGTGCCCGAAGACCGCTTGCACCAGGTGGCCGCACGCATCAGCCAATACCCGGAAGTCAATCACAACTATGCCCGGGAACATCGCTACAACCTCTGGTTCGTGCTGACCGGCCCCAACCGCGCCCACCTGGAAAACATTCTCCAGGAACTGGAGAACGACACCGGTCTCACGCCACTGGACCTGCCCATGCTGACCGCCTACCGCATCGACCTGGGCTTCGCCCTGGAGGCCACCTCATGA
- a CDS encoding cytochrome c — protein MERHSSATLITTLLFVFSSCVLAAPDSQRQAQLQHLLDQDCGACHGLYMTGGLGPPLTLEALAGKSRDSLIATVTLGRPGSAMPGWAPLLAPDDIRWLVDRLLQGKPAS, from the coding sequence ATGGAACGACACAGCTCTGCAACCTTGATCACCACCCTCCTCTTTGTTTTCTCCTCCTGCGTGCTGGCCGCTCCCGACAGCCAGCGCCAGGCCCAACTGCAACACCTGCTGGACCAGGATTGTGGCGCCTGCCACGGCCTGTACATGACCGGCGGCCTCGGCCCACCCCTGACCCTCGAGGCCCTGGCTGGAAAATCCCGCGACAGCCTCATCGCCACCGTCACCCTCGGACGGCCCGGCAGCGCCATGCCCGGTTGGGCACCGCTGCTCGCGCCCGACGACATTCGCTGGCTGGTGGACCGGCTCCTTCAAGGAAAACCCGCCTCATGA
- the nirJ gene encoding heme d1 biosynthesis radical SAM protein NirJ, whose product MLRISHYLRALAGHCPAPRVAPPGSHRPPVVIWNLLRRCNLTCKHCYATSADSVFRDELDTPAALQVIDDLHDAGVRVLILSGGEPLLRDDLFQLSAYARGKGFFLALSTNGTLIDASNIQQISESHFDYVGISIDGLEAIHDEFRQLKGSFASSMAAIRLCREQGIRVGLRTTLTQQNHAQLPRLLDLMNEYDVQKFYLSHLNYSGRGKRSRKLDAHQQMSREAMTLIFERAWRDIEQGRDSDFVSGNNDADAILLLQWVSRRLPQHYAALEQMLRAWGGNASGSGIANIDNTGEVHPDTYWWQHSVGNVRQTPFKTLWLDRPDALLLKLREHPRAVGGRCGQCRWLAICNGNTRTRAWADGDLWGQDPGCHLSDEEIGLHAIPSVAMPCA is encoded by the coding sequence ATGTTGAGGATCAGTCACTACCTGCGAGCCCTGGCCGGGCATTGCCCCGCCCCACGCGTCGCGCCACCGGGCAGCCACCGCCCGCCCGTGGTGATCTGGAACCTGCTCAGGCGCTGCAACCTGACCTGCAAACACTGCTATGCAACGTCGGCCGACAGCGTGTTTCGCGATGAACTGGACACCCCGGCGGCGCTCCAGGTCATCGACGACCTGCACGATGCCGGCGTGCGCGTGCTGATCCTGTCCGGTGGCGAACCCTTGCTACGCGACGACCTGTTCCAGCTCAGCGCCTATGCACGCGGCAAGGGCTTTTTCCTCGCCCTGTCCACCAACGGCACGCTGATCGACGCGAGCAATATCCAGCAAATCAGCGAATCACACTTCGACTACGTCGGCATCAGCATCGACGGCCTGGAAGCCATCCACGATGAATTCCGCCAGCTCAAGGGCAGTTTCGCCAGCTCCATGGCGGCCATCCGGCTTTGCCGCGAGCAAGGCATCCGGGTCGGATTGCGCACCACCCTCACCCAACAAAACCATGCCCAGTTGCCGCGCCTGCTGGACTTGATGAATGAGTACGACGTACAGAAATTCTACCTGTCGCACCTCAACTACAGCGGGCGGGGCAAGCGCAGTCGCAAGCTTGATGCCCATCAGCAGATGAGCCGCGAGGCCATGACCTTGATCTTCGAGCGGGCCTGGCGCGACATCGAACAGGGTCGCGACAGTGACTTCGTCAGCGGCAACAACGACGCCGACGCGATCCTGTTGCTGCAATGGGTCTCCCGCCGCCTGCCTCAACACTACGCCGCACTGGAGCAGATGCTGCGGGCCTGGGGCGGCAACGCGTCGGGTAGCGGCATCGCCAACATCGACAATACCGGCGAGGTCCATCCCGACACCTACTGGTGGCAGCACTCGGTGGGCAATGTCCGCCAGACGCCATTCAAGACACTCTGGCTCGATCGCCCCGATGCCCTGCTGCTCAAGCTGCGCGAACACCCACGGGCCGTGGGCGGTCGCTGCGGGCAATGCCGCTGGCTGGCGATCTGCAACGGCAATACCCGCACCCGGGCCTGGGCCGACGGCGACCTGTGGGGCCAGGACCCCGGCTGCCACCTCAGCGACGAAGAAATCGGCTTGCACGCGATCCCTAGTGTTGCGATGCCCTGCGCCTGA
- a CDS encoding Lrp/AsnC family transcriptional regulator, which produces MDDLDRRLINRLQLGLPLVRHPWQALAQELDSSSSELLDRVHELLNDGVLTRFGPMFDIDRLGGAFTLAALAVPEPRFEAIAELLMDMPEVAHNYRREHTWNMWFVLACPSEQAINDTLLRIEHLTGLVPLNLPKEETYHVGLYFPV; this is translated from the coding sequence ATGGATGACCTGGACCGGCGCCTGATCAACCGCCTGCAACTGGGCCTGCCGCTGGTGCGCCACCCTTGGCAGGCCCTGGCCCAAGAGCTGGACAGCAGCAGTAGCGAATTGCTCGATCGCGTGCATGAGCTGCTCAACGACGGCGTACTCACCCGCTTCGGCCCGATGTTCGACATCGATCGCCTGGGCGGTGCCTTCACCCTGGCGGCGCTGGCGGTGCCCGAGCCGCGCTTCGAGGCCATCGCCGAACTGCTCATGGACATGCCCGAGGTCGCCCACAACTACCGCCGCGAGCACACCTGGAACATGTGGTTCGTGCTGGCCTGCCCCAGCGAACAGGCGATCAACGACACCCTGCTGCGCATCGAACACCTGACCGGCCTGGTGCCGCTGAACCTGCCCAAAGAGGAGACCTACCATGTCGGCCTGTATTTCCCCGTCTGA